In one Myotis daubentonii chromosome 1, mMyoDau2.1, whole genome shotgun sequence genomic region, the following are encoded:
- the LOC132238675 gene encoding LOW QUALITY PROTEIN: splicing factor 1-like (The sequence of the model RefSeq protein was modified relative to this genomic sequence to represent the inferred CDS: inserted 2 bases in 1 codon) yields MATGANATPLGFPGKKRKRSRWDQDTMEQKTVIPGMPTVIPPGVTREQERAYIVQLQIEDLTRKLRTGDLGIPANPEDRSPSPEPIYNSEGKRLNTREFRTCKTLEEERHNLITEMVALNPDFKPPADYKPATRVSDKVMIPQDEYPEINFIGLLIGPRGNTLKNIEKECNAKIMIRGKGSVKEGKVGHKDGQMLSGEDEPLHALVTANAMENVKKAVEQIRNILKQGIETPEDQNDLRKMQLRELARLNGTFREDDNQILRPWQSSETRSITNTTVCTKCGGAGHIASDCKFQRPGDPQSAQDKARMDKEYLSLMAELGEAPVPASVGSTSVPASTPLASAPRPAAPANNPPPPSLMSATQSRPPWMNSGPSESRRYHGMHGGGPGGGPHSFPHPLPSLTGGHGGHPMQHNPNGPLPPWMQPPPPPMSQGPQPPGHHGPPPMDQYLGSTXSGVYRLHQGNGMMPPPPPPPPSGQPPPPPTGPLPPWQQQQQQPPPPPPPSSSMASSTPLPWQQRSLPTAAMA; encoded by the exons ATGGCTACCGGAGCGAACGCCACCCCGCTGGGCTTCCCAGGTAAGAAGCGGAAGAGGAGCCGCTGGGATCAAGACACAATGGAACAGAAAACGGTGATTCCAGGAATGCCTACGGTGATCCCCCCTGGAGTTACTCGGGAACAAGAGAGAGCTTATATAGTGCAACTGCAGATAGAAGACCTGACTCGTAAACTGCGGACAGGAGACCTGGGCATCCCCGCTAACCCTGAGGACAGGTCCCCTTCCCCGGAGCCCATCTACAATAGCGAGGGGAAGCGGCTTAACACCCGCGAGTTCCGCACGTGCAAGACGCTGGAAGAGGAGCGGCATAACCTCATCACAGAAATGGTTGCTCTCAACCCTGACTTCAAGCCACCTGCAGATTACAAACCTGCAACGCGTGTGAGCGATAAAGTAATGATTCCACAAGATGAGTATCCAGAAATCAACTTTATAGGGCTGCTAATTGGGCCCAGAGGGAACACATTGAAGAACATAGAGAAGGAGTGTAATGCGAAGATCATGATCCGAGGGAAAGGGTCTGTGAAAGAAGGGAAAGTCGGGCACAAAGATGGCCAGATGTTGTCAGGAGAAGACGAGCCACTTCATGCCCTGGTTACCGCCAACGCCATGGAGAATGTGAAGAAAGCAGTAGAGCAGATAAGAAACATCTTGAAGCAAGGGATTGAGACCCCTGAGGACCAGAATGACCTTCGGAAGATGCAACTTCGGGAGTTGGCTCGCTTGAATGGGACCTTTAGGGAAGATGATAACCAGATCTTAAGACCCTGGCAGAGCTCAGAGACCCGTAGCATTACCAATACTACAGTGTGTACCAAGTGTGGAGGGGCTGGCCACATTGCTTCTGACTGCAAATTCCAAAGGCCTGGTGACCCGCAGTCAGCTCAGGATAAAGCTCGGATGGATAAAGAATATTTGTCCCTTATGGCTGAACTGGGTGAAGCTCCTGTGCCAGCATCTGTGGGCTCCACCTCTGTGCCTGCCAGCACACCTCTGGCCAGTGCACCTCGGCCTGCTGCTCCCGCCAACAACCCACCTCCACCGTCTCTCATGTCTGCCACCCAGAGCCGCCCACCCTGGATGAATTCTGGCCCTTCAGAGAGTCGGCGCTACCACGGCATGCACGGAGGTGGGCCTGGAGGCGGCCCCCACAGCTTCCCACACCCATTACCCAGCCTCACAGGTGGGCATGGTGGGCATCCTATGCAGCACAACCCTAATGGACCTCTACCTCCTTGGatgcagccaccaccaccaccgatgAGCCAGGGCCCCCAACCACCTGGGCACCATGGCCCTCCTCCGATGGATCAGTACCTGGGAAGTAC CTCTGGGGTCTATCGCCTGCATCAAGGAAATGGCATGatgccgccaccgccgccgccgccacccagTGGGCAACCTCCTCCCCCGCCTACTGGTCCTCTTCCTCCatggcaacagcagcagcagcagcctccacCACCCCCTCCGCCCAGCAGCAGTATGGCTTCCAGTACCCCCTTGCCATGGCAGCAAAGATCCCTCCCCACAGCAGCGATGGCCTGA